CGCCATACCGACCTGGCAGCACGTTATGGTGGTGAGGAATTCGTGGTACTGCTGAAGGAATGCGCCCCAGAGGATGCATTGATTGTTGCCAGGCGGATACGCCAAGCCATGCAGAACCGCGCCATTCCACATGCGGACTCGCCCACCGCGCAGATCGTCACGCTCAGCCTGGGGATCGCAGGCGGCATGCCGAGTGAGTTCAACACCGCCGCCACGTTGATCGAAGCGGCGGACGACGCGTTGTATCAGGCGAAATCACATGGCCGCAACCGGGTCGTCACCTTCAACAAGGCACATCTGAAACAGAACATCACTGGATAATGCCACCACCCAGGCACACGTCACCATCATAGAGCACCACAGATTGGCCCGGTGTCACTGCCCATTGCGGCGAGTCGAACAGCACCTCGCAAGTCTGATCATTGACCGATACCAAGGTGCAGGCCGCATCCTGTTGACGATAACGTGTCTTGGCGGTGTACCGGCCCAGCGCGGGCGGGGTGTCCTGTGTCCATGACAACTGTTGCGCCACCAGATCCGGCCTCAGCAGCAGTGGGTGGTCATGCCCTTGCACCACGATCAGCTTGTTGTTTGGGATATCCTTTCCCGCCACGAACCACGGCTCGCCTTGCCCGCCGATGCCCAGCCCCTTGCGCTGGCCGATGGTGTGATACATCAGCCCCTGATGCTCACCCATCACCTTGCCTTCTGGCGTCACCATCGGCCCCGGCGTGCGCGGCAGATAGCGATTCAGGAATTCACGAAATGGTCGCTCACCGATGAAGCAGATGCCGGTACTGTCTTTCTTGGCAAAATTGGGCAGCTTGGCTTCCTCTGCCAAGCGGCGCACTTCGGTCTTGCGGATATCGCCCAATGGGAACCAAGCCCGGGACAGTTGCGATTGGCTGAGACGATACAGGAAATAGCTCTGATCCTTGGTGTCATCAACCCCTTTGGCGAGGAAATGCTGGCCATCCTGCTCCACTTTGCGGGCGTAATGGCCGGTGGCAATCACCTCGGCGCCCAGGCTCATCGCGTAGTCCAGAAATGCCTTGAATTTGATCTCGGCATTGCACAGCACATCCGGGTTCGGGGTGCGGCCCGCCGAGTATTCATCCAGAAAATACTTGAATACGCGGTCTTTATATTCCCTGGCAAAGTTGACGATTTCGATGTCGATGCCGACGATATCGGCCACCGCAATCGCATCCGCCGCATCCTCTTTGATCGAGCAATATTCGTCGTCGTTGTCGTCTTCCCAGTTCTGCATGAACACGCCGATCACTTCGTGGCCTTGCTGCTTCAACAACCATGCCGTGGCCGAGGAATCCACCCCACCCGACATACCGACCACCACGCGTTTCTTACCACTCATTGCTTCCACTTTCCAATTGATCAGGCGGGGCGCCAAGCCACACGGCATGGCGAGCCACTCGTCCCCACCAACCGCAACGGCCATGCGATCAGCTCACCGCCAGGGCCAACCTTGGCCGCTGCATCTGGCTGCAGGTCTTCGACCAGGAATTTGCCATGCGCTGCCAAGGTTCGATGAAAATAAAACATATCCTGCCCGACGATGCCTGGCGCTCCATCCAGCACCCAGACCGGCTCTGGGCCAGCCAGCAAGGCATGGAACTGCTCGAATGACAACCGTGCCTGCGGGCGGAACCGGATGAACAGCATATGCGGCCCAGCTGCCCGATATTCAACCGATACATCGTGCAGCCCCACTTCGACCCAATGATAGGGGCCGACCAACCAATCCAACTCAACGTGCTCCAGCGTTTTGCCACTGGGGATGAAATGGCGTGGTGCATCGATGTGGGTACCCGTTTGCGTCCCCATGCAAAGCTGGGTGACGCAATAACCCTGCTCTGTGACATCGCACCAGGGGGTCACCTCGAATGCCGGGTCGGCATACACCGCCTCGCGATAGATAGGCAGGTCTCTATCCATGGGGCGGGTCAGATCCAACCAGCTCATGATGGCAGCAGCGTGGTCAACACGCTGAGCGGGTAGCGCCGGCCAGACAGGTAGTCCTCCACACAACGCAGCACCAGCGGGCTGCGATGCTGATCTGCACAGGCTTGGATCTCGTCCCATGTCATCCACACCGCTTCGATGATGCCCTCATCCAGCGCTTGCAGGGGGTCATGGCTCAACAGCTCACCACAGAACGCAAAGCGCAGATAGGTCAATTCGGCCTCCGGCACGGGCATCAGATACACCCCGAGCAAAGCCTGGGGCTGAAACTGCCAGGCTGTCTCTTCGCGGGTTTCGCGCTGGCAAGCGGCGGGCAGCGACTCCCCCTCATCAAGATGACCCGCTGGCTGGTTGAAACGGATGCCATGCGCCGTCTGCTCTTTCACCAACAGAAAGCGGCCATCGCGTTCGATGACCGCCGCCACCGTGACATTGGGCTTCCATCTCACCTCAGTCATGCGCCCCTACCCTCATTGGCCTGGTTGTTGATACTGGGCATGCCTTGCCTGTTTGGCATAGTTCTGATAGGCAGGAATGGCAATGGCGGCCACGATGCCGAGCAGCGCAATCAGCGGGAAGACCAGGGCAACGAATACCGTGCCTTTGCTGTGTTTCTCGGCGGGTGGGCCATATTGGTTCGGCCCCGTGTCGCCTGCTTTGAACACGAACAGTAGGTTGATCAACGGCACAAACACCATCAATGCCGCCCAGCCGCTCCAGCCCATATCATGGCAACGGCGCCGGGTGACGATCAATGACATGATCACCAGCGCCGACCAACCCAGCACAGCAACCAAACCGCCCAGAAAGGGACCAAAACTGCTGGTGGCCAACCCACTGAGTACGCCGAAAGGCACCACCACCAGAAAATAATTGGCTGTCTGAAATGCCAGATAGCGGATACGACCAATCCGACCGCGCAGGGAAAACAGACTGGGCTGATAGGTTTCATCCACCTGTCTGTCCACAGCCACATTGGGTGCCTGATAGGGATTCACGCCGCCAAGCTCAGCCATCTACGACCTCATGTCCGTTGATTTTTAAGTCGCCCATTTTATTGTATAAGCAGGTAAAGCGCGATAACACCTCACCCTCAAGTGCTGCCGCCCAACCAACACCACCAACGAACGGCCACAACATTTACCAAACCGACCCATCATGCTGCTGACCTTCCCGATCTACCTGAGCTGCCTGCTGCTGGCGCTGACCATTGCCTGGTGCTTGCTTGCACCGCCCACCCACGCCGCATTCCACGCCATACGCTGGGCTGGTGTCAGTTTGACCAGCCTGAGCGGCTGGTTGGCAGGTTTGATCACCCCAATCGGGCTTCTATCATTATTGGGCCTTGCCGTGCTCATGGCGGCCAGGGCGCGCTGCCGAATGGCTTGGCATCGAAACATGTTGACGACGCTTGCTGTATTGGCCGCCCTTGCCATGGCATTGCATATGCTGCCCGGCTTTGAGCGGGTCGTCATCTTTCATGGCATCTTGAGCGAGGGCAGCACCCCTGCGCGCATCAGTTGGACTTTGGATAAAGCACTGGCAGGGTTGATGCTATTCGGCCTGTACGTGCCCAGCACGGCCCCACGTCCAGCCAAAACCTGGCTGATATTCGCCATCTCGCTCATGTTGGGCATCTTGATGTTGGGTGTATTCAGTGGAATGTTGAATTGGTCGCCTAAAACCATCAACCAGGTGGCGCTGCACTGGCTGTTCGGCAACCTGTTTCTGACCACCTTTGCCGAAGAAGTCGTCTTTCGCCATTGGCTGCAGAACAGCCTGGCCCATCACCTCGCCCACAGACGATTCGGCACACCCATGAGCATTGCCCTGGCCGGGGTTGCCTTTGGTGTCGCACACCTTGCCGGAGGGCCATTGTATGCGCTGCTGGCCACGCTGGCGGGTTGCGCCTACGGCTTGGTCTATGCCACATTCCCGAGCCGATGGTCACCAGTGCTGGCGCACACGGCCTTCAACAGCCTGCACTTTTTTCTGTTGACCTATCCGTTGTCAGCGGGTAATTAGATCCGTTGGCAGGGTTTCCTTGGTGCCTGCCCGCTGTAAAGCAAAGGCGGTCACCCGCCATATGCAGACAAGGTGGATGGCCTACTGGGCTCTTTGATTGAAAGATCAGGTCGAAAGCACAATGTATTTCTCAGTTCAAGACAACACAGCACAACTTTGTTATCAATTGATGGCGGGGAGCATCGTCCCCAGGCCGATTGCCTGGATCAGCACCCGCAGCGCGGAGGGTATGGACAATCTGGCGCCCTATTCCTTTTTCACCGTGGCCAGCTGCAACCCGCCGGTGCTGGCCGTAACGCAGGTCAACCCCAGAGATCGGGCGGCCAAGGACACTCTCAACAACCTAAGCGCCGCTGGGCAATGCGTGGTCAATATCGTCAGCCACGACCAAGCCGCACTGATGAACGCCAGCTGCGCTGACTACCCGCCAACCATCAGCGAATTCGATGCGCTGGGTATCGCCCGCACAGCAAGCGCCCTGGTTGAACCATGTGGTGTAGCGGCAGCCCAGGTGCGCTTTGAATGCCGCCTGCGCGAGATCAAACTCATCTCAGCCGAGCCGATGGGTGGCACCATGATGTTATTGGACGTGCTCGGTATTCATGTCGATGATGCGTTGCTCGACAATGGGCAGATCAATCCAGCCCTGCTGGATGCCATCGGGAAACTGGGTGGCGATGGCTACAGCACCACCCGTGATCGCTTTGCCATGTCACGCCCGGTTTATTCAGCTGGCTGAGAGCGGCCCACACCTTGGCGGATCAGCACAGTGCAGAGTGCCAGCCAGGCAGCCGCCGCTGTCCGCCTTGACCCACCCCCATCACAGCAGGATAATTCCGCTTTTCTTTACAAACACTTACCTAAAATCCACGCCATACCTGTGCCTGAAAACCTGCCAGCGTATCGTGCGGACAGGTGAAACACTGCTTTTTCCGATGACTGCATCCCCTACTACGCTTCCCCCTCGCCGCTTTGCCATCGCCCCCATGCTGGATTGGACTGATCGGTTCTACCGCCATTTTGCCCGGCTGATCACACGCCGCACCTGGCTCTATACCGAGATGGTGACCACCGGCGCACTGATCTATGGCGAACGGGAAAAATTCCTGCGATTCGATGAGATCGAGCATCCGATCGCTATTCAACTGGGTGGCAGCGAGGTGCCCGATCTGGTGACCTGCGCCAAACTGGCTGCTGATTGGGGATATGACGAGATCAATCTCAATGTCGGCTGCCCATCTGAGCGAGTGCAATCCGGAGCATTTGGCGCCTGCCTGATGGCCGAGCCCTTGTTGGTGGCGGATTGCCTGAAGGCCATGCAGGATCGGGTCGATATTCCTGTCACCGTCAAGCACCGGATCGGCATCGACAAGATCGAGGAATACGGCTTTCTACGCGACTTTGTCGGACAGGTGCATGATCGTTCGGGCTGTCAGGTGTTCATCGTCCATGCCCGCAATGCGATATTGAAGGGCCTCTCCCCCAAGGAGAATCGAGAGATCCCTCCGTTGAAATATGACTATGTCCATCAGCTGAAGCATGATTTCCCACACCTGGAGATCCTGATCAATGGCGGCATCACCTGCCACGACGCCATTGCAAACCACCTGCAGCATGTCGATGGTGTCATGGTGGGCCGCGAGGCATATCACAACCCCTATTGGCTGGCGGAGGTCGATGCACGCTACTATGGCGATGACCGGCAGGCCCCCAGCCGGTCGGAAGTCATCCATGCCTTCATGCCGTTTGTCGAATCCTGCTTGGCGGACAACGTGCCACTGCCATTCATCACCCGCCATATTTTGGGCCTGTTCCAGGGCCAACCTGGCGCCCGCCAGTGGCGTCGGACATTGTCCGATGCGCCAACACTCAGGAAATCCGATGCCAGCGCCATCACCCGGGCGCTCGCGGTCATCGAGGCGGTTGGCCGGGCTCACACCCCACCCCCACCGGATACAGCGCCATGCACATAAGCCAACGGACCTGAAAACCGGCTTCCGGCAATGGGTTGTTTGAAATCGCACCAGTAGAACCTAAAGTAAAGGTACCACCAGCCGACCCAGCACCCTATGTACATCGCCCCACCCGCCCTCCTCTCAGGCACGCTCAGCCATCGGCTGAGCGGACATTGCGAGGTTGGGCATGGTCAGTGAGAAAACCAGTGCATTGATCATCGATGATGCGCTGACCGTGAGACAATCGCTTCGGGCCATTCTCAGCCAGCTAGGCATCACCCGTGCGGAAACCGCCTCGACCATTGGTGAAGCGAGGCGGCGTATCAATTCGACCCAATTTGACGTCATCTTGTGCGACTACCATTTTGGTGACGGCACCAGTGGCCAGGAGTTTCTCGAAGAACTGCGCAGAGACGGCAAGCTGTCGCTCTCGACCGTATTTTTCATGATCACGGCGGAATCCACCTATGAGCGCGTGGTCGCGGTGGCCGAGGTCGCGCCGGATGACTATCTGCTCAAGCCTTTCACCAGTGCCCAATTGCACGACAGGCTGGTTCGCGCCGAAAACAAAAAACAGGTGCTGTTGACGATCTACAACAAGATCGAGCGGGGTGACCTCCCTGGCGCAATCAATGCGGCCAAAGAGCTGCTGGACGTCACCAAGACCTATCGCACCGATGTGATCAGGCTGCTGGCCCATTTGCTGATGGAAACAGGGCGCGTGAATGAGGCCGGCGAGTTGTACAGCTCTTTGCTGTCCACCCGCACCGTCCCCTGGGCCAAGCTGGGCTTGGCCCGCGTATTCGGCGCCAAAGGGCAGGGTGAGCAAGCGGAAGCATTGATGAAATCCATCATCGCGGACAACCACATGTATGTGGATGCCTATGATCAACTGGCCACCCACTTCATCACCCAAGGCCGCGAAGATGAAGCCATGGCTGTCATGGAAAAAGCGCTGGCGGTCACCCCCCACAATCTGGCACGGCTGCAGCAGGCAGGCCAGATAGCCTATCGCCTGGGTGAACACGGCAAGGCCAGGGGGTTTCTGGAGCGGGCCGTCGCCCACGGCGGCAATTCCAATCTGCTTGACCCACGTGCTGTCATGTACCTGGCCATTTCCTGCTACGCCGAAGGCAAACAGCGCGAAGCCGAGAAAATGGTGCATCTGCTCACCGGGCTGGCAGAGCGCGAGCCATCCTATGAGCGGCGGATGCTGCTCGTCTTGAGCAACGCCGCGCGTGCTTGGGCGATTGGCAAGCCTGACCAGGCTGTTTTCGTCTTGAAGGAGATCGGCAATCATATCCTGACACCAGAGCTGACTTTTGAGCTGGCGGTGGACTTCCTGTCCGTATGTGCCCGCATGGCCTCGGGAGAAACAGCGGTGCTGGATTGGGCCAATTTCATCGTCAAACGCTTTGCCGTGGCCCGCGCCGCCAGTGAAAAGATGGAAATTGCCGTCAAGCAATCCAAAGAGCTGACCGGGGTCGTGCAGTTCATCTCTCAGGAAATCAACCAACTGGCCAGCCAAGGCGCCATGCTGGTCGTCCAACATAAGCTGTCAGAGGCAGCCGATCACCTGTACACCCACGCTATCGAAACCTGGAATGCACGGCTGCTGCTGGCCGCCGCCAATGCCTGCCTGCGTTGCGCCAAGGCTGACCTGGAGGACAGCTATCGCCTGGGTCATGCGGAAAAATGCGTGGAGATATTGGTGGCGCAGCGCTATGAGCCGGAAACGGTCGATCAATTGATCACCGAACTCCGCGCTGTCCGTGATCAAATCCAGCGCAAAGACCAGAACACGCCACCAACAGCTTGATCAGTCGTCGGCAATTCGGCAACATTACTGCTGTGAATACCTCCAGCACACCAACCGATCTGCCCGTCACATCCGCTGCCGTCCTTCAACGGCTGGCCAAGCTGGGCATCCACCGCCGCTTTGATTTGATCCTGCATCTGCCATTGCGGTATGAAGACGAAACCCATCTCTATCCCATTGCGGACGCGCCCCTTGGCGAGACAGTGCTGGTCGAGGGCGAGGTGACCCATCACGAGATCAGCTATCGCCCTCGGCGGCAATTGGTCTGCCAAGTGAGAGAGGGCGAATCCGTCCTGCATGTCCGCTTTCTGAATTTCTACCCGAGCCAAGTCAAACAGTTTGCGGTCGGCAACCGGGTGCGCCTACTGGGAGAGATCCGCCACGGCTTTTTCGGAGCTGAGATGGTGCACCCCAAGGTCAGAGTGGTCACGGATGGTACCAGCCTGGCGGAAGCCTTGACGCCAGTCTATCCCACCACGGCGGGCCTCACACAACCCTCACTACGCAAGCTGATCGCCAGCGCAATGGGCACCAGTGAACTCAGCGACACGCTACCATCCGCCACCCTTGACGCACTGAACCTGCCTGCCTTCGACGGCTCGGTGCGGCTGTTGCACAACCCACCACCCGATGTCCCGCAACGCGCCCTGACCGAGCGGGAACACCCGGCCTGGCAGCGGCTGAAGTTCGATGAACTGCTGGCTCAGCAACTGTCGATGCGGACAGCGTATCGGGCGCGGCGTGACAAATCAGCGCCAGTATTGACCAGCCCAGGCACACTGGCCAGACAGCTGCTCGCTGGCCTGCCATTTGGCCTGACTGGCGCACAGCAACGGGTCCTCACAGAGATCAGCCAGGATCTGGCCCGCCCCTACCCCATGCAACGACTACTGCAGGGTGACGTGGGTAGCGGCAAGACCATCGTAGCCGCGCTGGCGGCCTTGCACGCCATCGAGGCAGGGTATCAGGCGGCGTTGATGGCGCCCACGGAGATTCTGGCAGAGCAGCACTTCCTCAAGCTTTCAGCCTGGCTGGCCCCTTTGGGGATCGAGGTCGCCTGGTTGGCTGGCAGTCTGCGTAAATCCGAGAAGAGCAAGCAACTGGACCGTGTCGCCAGCGGTGAAGCCAAGCTCGCCATCGGCACCCATGCACTGTTTCAGGAGCAAGTCACCTTTGAGCAATTAGGGCTGGCAATTGTCGATGAGCAGCATCGGTTCGGTGTCCACCAGCGCTTGGCCTTACGCGCCAAGGGCCATAGCCCACATCAGCTGATGATGAGCGCCACGCCGATCCCCCGCACCTTATCCATGAGCTATTACGCCGATCTGGACGTATCGGTGATCGATGAGCTACCACCAGGCCGCACCCCCATTGTCACCAAGCTGGTGTCAGAGGCCCGGCGTGATGAAATCATCGAACGGGTCCGGATGAAATGCCAGGAAGGCAGGCAAGCCTACTGGGTGTGTCCGCTGATTGAAGAATCCGAAGCCCTGCAGCTGCAGACCGCCTTGGATACCCATGCCGTCTTATCCGAATCGCTCGCAGAATTAAAGGTAGGCTTGGTTCATGGGCGGATGAAGGCCGCCGAAAAGGCAGCGGTCATGGCTGCGTTCAAAGCCAACGAGATCCATCTGCTAGTGGCCACCACAGTCATCGAGGTCGGGGTGGATGTCCCAAATGCCAGTTTGATGGTCATCGAGCACGCCGAGCGCATGGGGCTTTCCCAACTGCACCAGCTGCGGGGCCGCGTGGGACGAGGCGCGGCGGAAAGCACTTGCATCCTGCTCTATACCACGCCGTTGTCTGATACCGCCAAAGCCCGGCTGAAGGTCATCTATGAAAACACCGATGGCTTTGAGATCGCACGCCAGGATTTGCACCTGCGGGGCCCAGGGGAATTTCTGGGGGCGCGTCAGTCAGGGGCACCGATGCTTCGCTTTGCCGATCTGGAAAAGGATGTAGAACTGCTGGAGGCTGCGCAGGCAACAGCTGAGAGGCTGCTCGATCAAGCACCATCGGTCGCTACAGCCCATCTGTCGCGATGGCTGGGCAGCAAAACGGATCTGCTCAAGGTCTGACTAGGCTGGGTCGGTCGGCGCACCCTCCACCTGGCCTGCCAGGGAGGAATCGTTTGCGGAAGCCATACAGGCGTCACAACAGGGCGACATCTGCCGCCCCTTGTCATGCACACCGCCATGCCATCATGCAGCCTTGGCGGGTTTGACCAGGCTGATCAACTTGCCAACCACGGTCACCACGGCCAGGCAAACGGCACCCGCCACGACACCAACGACCGCATCCAGCACCGACGAGGTAACCCCTCCCAGCACCGGCCCCACCACCGCAACCGTTCCAGCTGCTTGCGAGGCATGGTGTATGAAGTCATACACAGCCGGCACACCATGCGCCAAGATGCTGCCACCCACCATGAACATGGCCACGGTACCCGCCACCGAGAGGAACTTCATCAACATCGGCGCAGCCAACAGCAAGCCCCTACCCAACCCGCCCCACATCGCAGCCGGCCCACCCTGTTCTGCTTTTCGGGTCAGGTAGTAGCCCAGATCATCGAGCTTGACGATGCCGGCAACCAAGCCATACACCCCAACGGTCATGATGACGCCGATCCCCGCCAGCACCGCGACTTGATTGGTGAAAGTGGCGTGCGCCACGGTTCCCAATGCAATCACGATGATTTCCGCCGAGAGGATGAAGTCCGTCCGGATCGCTCCTTTGATCTTTTCCTTTTCATACGCAACCATATCCACATTGCTATCAGCGATGGCTTGCAGGTGGGCTTCGTGCTCCGTCTGTTCTGCTTCTGCACCATGCAGGAATTGATGAGCGATCTTCTCGAAACCCTCGAAACACAGATAGGCGCCGCCGATCATCAGCAATGGCAGCACCGCCCAACTTGCAAAGCTGCTGATGGCCAACGCAGCCGGCACCAGGATCAGCTTATTGCAGAATGAGCCTTTGGCAACCGCCCACACAACAGGCAATTCACGATCCGCAGCCACCCCAGCCACCTGCTGTGCGTTCAGCGCGAGGTCATCCCCCAGCACGCCAGCTGTCTTCTTGGCGGCCACCTTGGTCATCACCGCCACATCGTCCAACAGGGTCGCGATATCATCAATCAATGCTAAAAGACTTGTTCCAGCCATGCGGATTCCTTGAGTTTACTAAGCAAATAGTTCAGAGCCCCGATCTGCCGGATGGATGACACCTAGCCTTGCCTAAAATTCGATTCGTCACAGGCCATGAAATGGTGCCGACCAAGCCCGGTCAATCAGGGCGATCATTGTCGGTCGGGGATTCAACCACTACCGCACGAAATGATCAATATCGCTCAGGCATAATAGCAGGCTATTGCGCTATGCCCATGTTGAGCGTGCCCCGGTCGCCCGTCATCGGCATGCCACGGGGCCATGGCCCGTCACATCGATCCACCCACTTGAATATACAGCTGCCTGAATCCAAGGCAGATGATCGGAGCATGAGTTGTCTACACATCCCCGCCTATCCTACTTCCTATTGACCCTTACCTCACTATTCTGGTCGGGTAATTTTGTGGTGGCACGCGCCACCCATGCGGCCATCGCCCCCATGACGCTTTCCTTTGCGAGGTGGACAATCGCGCTGCTGATCCTGCTGCCCTGGGTCGGCAAACGTGCCTGGTTACAGCGGCAGTTGTTGCGCACTCACTACAAACGTATTGTGCTGCTGGGTATTTTAGGCGTAGCCGGATTCAATAGCTTTGTCTATGCGGGGCTGCAATATACCACTGCGATGAACGCCGTTCTGCTGAACTCTTTCATCCCGATACTGATTGTATTGATTGGCTGGGCATTTCAAAAACAGGCGCTCAGCCGGGCATCCATGATTGGCATCCTGACCTCTTTTGGTGGCGTGATGCTGATTGTCAGCCGAGCGGATTGGCAAACGCTGACCCATCTATCCATCAACCAAGGCGATGCGTTGGTTTTCTGCGCGGTTGTCTGCTGGGCCATTTACACCGTCCTGTTACGCGGCCTGCCACAAACAATGGACCGGCTGGCCATGCTGGTTGCCGTTGTTGCGGTTGGCTGGCTTGTGCTGGCCCTGCCCTTCACCTATGAGGTATGGGGGCTGCAACACCATACTGATCTGAATCTGCCCAATCTTCTTACCTTCCTGTATGTGGGCATCTTTCCATCTGTCCTGGCTTATCTCTTCTACAACCGGGGTGTAGCCGATGTCGGCCCAGCCAAGGCAGGGGCGTTCATTCACCTGATGCCTGCATTCGGCTCCATCCTGGCCATGTTATTTCTGGGCGAAAAACTGCAAAGCTACCACGCAGGTGGAATCGCCTTGATCTTTTGCGGCATTTATCTCAATACTCGCCAGTAAGGGGCACCCAGTTTCAGGAGTCAATCATGCATTTGCTTGCACATCGGGGACATCATCAAACCCTGCCAGAGAACACCATGGAAGCCTTCTCCTCGGCCATGGCACTTGGGTTCGAAGGCATTGAAACGGACGTACGGATCAGCCGCGATCAGCAACTCATCTTGTTTCACAATCGGGTTGCAAGCAATGGCTGCGCCGTTGCCGAGCTGACCCGATCCGAATTGGAGGTTGTAACAGGCTTTCATGTCCCCACGCTGGAAGAAGCACTTGATGCGTTTCCCACGGCACTATGGAACATTGAAATCAAAGTTGCGGCAGCACAGGCCAGCAGCATCCGGGTACTGAAACGCTATCAGCACAACCGCCGACTATTGATCACGTCATTCCGTCACGACATTGTATTGGCCTGCGCCCATGAGTTGTCCACTGACTGCGGCATGCTGATCGCCCATCGCCCTGTCTCCATCAATAGCCTGGCCCATGCCGCACTGCCTGAGCCACGGCTCAGAACCATCGTTTGGGACTTTGAAATCGTAGACGTGCAGCAACTGGAGATGGCCAATGCCATTGGCTTCAAAAACATCGTCTATGGCCCACACACCGCATCAGAGCACGAGCTGTGCACACACCTTGGCTTGCACGGCCTCATTACAGACCACCCTGAGTTCGTTGAGCTACCACATCGAGGGTTGCATTCGTTGACTAAACATTGATCAGCATCTATTGGGGGGTGGCCCCCAGAGTCCGGGCGATTCCGTTCGGCGGGCGGCTGCTCGACACCCATGATTCAGCCTGCCCGCCCCACTCTGGGAGCCTTTCTGCCAGTTGGCATGAGGCAATGCACATCAACCCATTGCCTCATTGGCCACGACAGGTATTACTTGGTTGCGGTATAGCCGCCAGTCAAACTATATACAGATTCTTCATAACCACGGATCATGATATAGACATCACTGGAGCTGGGTACCTTCACCACGCACTTTTCATTGCTGCCATTCTTATAGGGACGGCAGTCATACTGTTTGGTCGAGGGCTGGCCGCCAATCCGTACATAGAGGTCGGCATCACCCGTCCCACTGATATTGGCTGTGAAGTTGGTGCCGCCTTGCACTTTATACGGGCCGTAGGATTTGACTCCCCCTTGCTTGAGGGTGACGTTGTTATCGCTGATGGTGCGGGCACCACCGCCGGGCGTGCCGCCACCGGTATCGCCATCGCTGCCCAATTCCACCATATAAGCCATGCCCAGCTTGGCGAATTTCAGTGCATGCTGGACTTGATCGCCCATGGTCGCCAAGGTGTCACGCTCGCTATGGATGGCTCGGTTATAGCTGTTGAAGGCCGCTTCGAATGGCATGGAGGCGGGAATGCCCTGGTTGTACCAGGAGTAATGGTC
The sequence above is drawn from the Chitinivorax tropicus genome and encodes:
- a CDS encoding response regulator; amino-acid sequence: MVSEKTSALIIDDALTVRQSLRAILSQLGITRAETASTIGEARRRINSTQFDVILCDYHFGDGTSGQEFLEELRRDGKLSLSTVFFMITAESTYERVVAVAEVAPDDYLLKPFTSAQLHDRLVRAENKKQVLLTIYNKIERGDLPGAINAAKELLDVTKTYRTDVIRLLAHLLMETGRVNEAGELYSSLLSTRTVPWAKLGLARVFGAKGQGEQAEALMKSIIADNHMYVDAYDQLATHFITQGREDEAMAVMEKALAVTPHNLARLQQAGQIAYRLGEHGKARGFLERAVAHGGNSNLLDPRAVMYLAISCYAEGKQREAEKMVHLLTGLAEREPSYERRMLLVLSNAARAWAIGKPDQAVFVLKEIGNHILTPELTFELAVDFLSVCARMASGETAVLDWANFIVKRFAVARAASEKMEIAVKQSKELTGVVQFISQEINQLASQGAMLVVQHKLSEAADHLYTHAIETWNARLLLAAANACLRCAKADLEDSYRLGHAEKCVEILVAQRYEPETVDQLITELRAVRDQIQRKDQNTPPTA
- the recG gene encoding ATP-dependent DNA helicase RecG — translated: MNTSSTPTDLPVTSAAVLQRLAKLGIHRRFDLILHLPLRYEDETHLYPIADAPLGETVLVEGEVTHHEISYRPRRQLVCQVREGESVLHVRFLNFYPSQVKQFAVGNRVRLLGEIRHGFFGAEMVHPKVRVVTDGTSLAEALTPVYPTTAGLTQPSLRKLIASAMGTSELSDTLPSATLDALNLPAFDGSVRLLHNPPPDVPQRALTEREHPAWQRLKFDELLAQQLSMRTAYRARRDKSAPVLTSPGTLARQLLAGLPFGLTGAQQRVLTEISQDLARPYPMQRLLQGDVGSGKTIVAALAALHAIEAGYQAALMAPTEILAEQHFLKLSAWLAPLGIEVAWLAGSLRKSEKSKQLDRVASGEAKLAIGTHALFQEQVTFEQLGLAIVDEQHRFGVHQRLALRAKGHSPHQLMMSATPIPRTLSMSYYADLDVSVIDELPPGRTPIVTKLVSEARRDEIIERVRMKCQEGRQAYWVCPLIEESEALQLQTALDTHAVLSESLAELKVGLVHGRMKAAEKAAVMAAFKANEIHLLVATTVIEVGVDVPNASLMVIEHAERMGLSQLHQLRGRVGRGAAESTCILLYTTPLSDTAKARLKVIYENTDGFEIARQDLHLRGPGEFLGARQSGAPMLRFADLEKDVELLEAAQATAERLLDQAPSVATAHLSRWLGSKTDLLKV
- a CDS encoding DUF808 domain-containing protein, yielding MAGTSLLALIDDIATLLDDVAVMTKVAAKKTAGVLGDDLALNAQQVAGVAADRELPVVWAVAKGSFCNKLILVPAALAISSFASWAVLPLLMIGGAYLCFEGFEKIAHQFLHGAEAEQTEHEAHLQAIADSNVDMVAYEKEKIKGAIRTDFILSAEIIVIALGTVAHATFTNQVAVLAGIGVIMTVGVYGLVAGIVKLDDLGYYLTRKAEQGGPAAMWGGLGRGLLLAAPMLMKFLSVAGTVAMFMVGGSILAHGVPAVYDFIHHASQAAGTVAVVGPVLGGVTSSVLDAVVGVVAGAVCLAVVTVVGKLISLVKPAKAA
- a CDS encoding DMT family transporter; protein product: MSTHPRLSYFLLTLTSLFWSGNFVVARATHAAIAPMTLSFARWTIALLILLPWVGKRAWLQRQLLRTHYKRIVLLGILGVAGFNSFVYAGLQYTTAMNAVLLNSFIPILIVLIGWAFQKQALSRASMIGILTSFGGVMLIVSRADWQTLTHLSINQGDALVFCAVVCWAIYTVLLRGLPQTMDRLAMLVAVVAVGWLVLALPFTYEVWGLQHHTDLNLPNLLTFLYVGIFPSVLAYLFYNRGVADVGPAKAGAFIHLMPAFGSILAMLFLGEKLQSYHAGGIALIFCGIYLNTRQ
- a CDS encoding glycerophosphodiester phosphodiesterase; the protein is MHLLAHRGHHQTLPENTMEAFSSAMALGFEGIETDVRISRDQQLILFHNRVASNGCAVAELTRSELEVVTGFHVPTLEEALDAFPTALWNIEIKVAAAQASSIRVLKRYQHNRRLLITSFRHDIVLACAHELSTDCGMLIAHRPVSINSLAHAALPEPRLRTIVWDFEIVDVQQLEMANAIGFKNIVYGPHTASEHELCTHLGLHGLITDHPEFVELPHRGLHSLTKH